Within Stella humosa, the genomic segment AGCCGTCCGCCACCATAAGCTGGAAAGCGCGGCTGAAGAGGAAGTCGCCGACCAGCACGCTGGCCTTGTTGCCCCACACCGCATTGGCCGTCGCGATGCCGCGGCGCAGGTCGCTCTCGTCGACCACGTCGTCATGCAGCAGGGTGGCCGTGTGGATGAACTCCACGCAGGCCGCCAGCGAGACATGGCGGTCGCCGTCATAGTCGCAGAGGCGGGCGGCGGCCAGCGTCAGCATGGGCCGCAGGCGCTTGCCGCCGGCCGCCACGATATGGCCGGCCAACTGCGGGATGAGCGCGACGGGGCTGTGCATGTATTCGATGATGCGCGCGTTCACCCGGCTCAGATCGTCGCCCACGAGGCGGATCAGGGGCTCCAGCGACGGCGTCTCGTCCGATGGCAAGTTGGCGGCGACGGCCAAAACGGTTCCTCGGCAATCTGTCAGGTCAAGGGGGCTGTCAGGTCGATCGGAGGCGAGCATAGAAGCTGACCCGCCTTGGTCAAGCGATGCCCGCATCTCGCACGACTCCGTGATAGATCGCTGGCCCGTGCTAAAAGCCCGGCCCGTGCTAAAAGCTTGCTCCGTGATAGAATCGCAGTCGTGGTAGAACTCCTGCGCACCAACGATGTCGTGCGCCTGTCCTGGTTGACGGCCCTGCTGGCCGATGCCGGGATCGGCGTGGTGGTTCTCGATGGCCATGCCAGCCTGATGGAAGGCAGCATCGGGGCCATCCAGCGCCGGTTGATGGTGGCGCCGGGGGATCTGACGGCGGCCCGCCGCCTCCTGACCGAGGCGGGGGAATCCCTGCCGCCGGCCTGAACGCCGGTGGCGGTCGCAGAACCAGGGAAGAGGTACGGCATGAGCGAACCCCCCGCCAACAATGCCCCGGGCGCACCGCTGGCGGTGACCGACGACACCCTGCTGGAAGGGCGGGTCAAGCTGCGCCAGCCGCGTGACGGCTATCGCGTCGCGATCGACCCTGTCCTGCTGGCCGCCGCCGTGCCGGCGGCCGCGGGTGAGATGGTGCTGGATGTCGGCACCGGCGTCGGTGCGGCCGCCCTCTGCCTGGCCTGGCGGGTGCCCGGCTGCCGCGTCGTCGGGCTCGAGCTGCAGCGCCAGTTGGGCCAGCTCGCCAGCCGCAACATCGACGCCAACGGCTTCGACGACCGCGCCTCGGTGGTGATCGGCGACCTGCAGCGGCCGCCGCCGCGCCTGGCGCCCACCAGCTTCACCCATGTCATGGCCAACCCGCCCTACATGGAGGCCGGCCGCGCCGACCCCGCGCCGCACGCCGGCAAGGCGATGGCGACCGTGGAAGGCGAGGCCGACCTGGCAGCCTGGGTGCGCTTCAGCCTGCTGATGGCCAAGCAGCATGGCACCGTCACCTTCATCCACCGCGCCGACCGCCTGGACCAGCTCCTTGCGCTGCTGTCGGGCCGCGTCGGCGACGTCACCGTGCTGCCGCTGTGGCCCGGGCCGGACAAGCCGGCGGGCCGCGTCATCGTCCAGGCCAGGCGCGATTCGAACGCGCCGATGCGGCTGCTGCCGGGCATCGTCCTGCACCGCCCGGACGGCGGCTACACCCCCATCGCCGATGGCATCCTGCGCGGGGGACGCCCGATTGCGTTCTAGCCCGGCTTGTTCCCGGCCATGCTGATAGACCGGCTGGCCGCCCGCTTCGGCATCAAGCGACCGCCGATCGTGCCGGTGGTGCGGCTCGACGGCGTCATCGGCCGCGCCGGCGCCGGCCGCGGCAGTGGGCTCACTCTGGCCGGCCTGGCGCCGGTCCTCGATCGCGCCTTCGCCATGCCCGGCGCCAAGGACGTGGCGCTCGTCGTCAACTCGCCGGGCGGGTCGCCCGCGCAGTCCTCGCTGATCGCGCGCCGCATTCGCGACCTCGCCACCGCCAAGGGTATCCGCGTCACCGTCTTCGTCGAGGACGTGGCGGCGTCGGGCGGCTACTGGCTGGCGCTGGCCGGCGACGAGATCATCGTCGACCCGGCCAGCCTCGTCGGTTCGATCGGCGTGATCGCGGCCGGCTTCGGC encodes:
- a CDS encoding putative signal transducing protein, translated to MVELLRTNDVVRLSWLTALLADAGIGVVVLDGHASLMEGSIGAIQRRLMVAPGDLTAARRLLTEAGESLPPA
- a CDS encoding tRNA1(Val) (adenine(37)-N6)-methyltransferase, with translation MSEPPANNAPGAPLAVTDDTLLEGRVKLRQPRDGYRVAIDPVLLAAAVPAAAGEMVLDVGTGVGAAALCLAWRVPGCRVVGLELQRQLGQLASRNIDANGFDDRASVVIGDLQRPPPRLAPTSFTHVMANPPYMEAGRADPAPHAGKAMATVEGEADLAAWVRFSLLMAKQHGTVTFIHRADRLDQLLALLSGRVGDVTVLPLWPGPDKPAGRVIVQARRDSNAPMRLLPGIVLHRPDGGYTPIADGILRGGRPIAF